One genomic window of Monodelphis domestica isolate mMonDom1 chromosome 1, mMonDom1.pri, whole genome shotgun sequence includes the following:
- the BCL2L10 gene encoding bcl-2-like protein 10, protein MDYKCALREETARLVTDYLEYCCRREGVQELPAPTPAAATLRLVSSELRQIYQDFFECALNQLLDREPEQVIVNVAELMDRGEFNWGRVAVLVVFAGALLEMEELLKEEQVLQLRRETSRRLTEKLCNYLVERKGAWLHENGGWTGFHHHFEKRQSPPPSDSSNNTLCCIMAAAAGFGLVGLALLLVVR, encoded by the exons ATGGATTACAAGTGTGCTCTTAGGGAAGAGACGGCGCGGCTGGTAACTGACTACCTGGAATATTGTTGCCGGAGGGAAGGCGTCCAGGAGCTGCCGGCCCCTACCCCTGCTGCAGCTACACTGCGTTTGGTGTCGAGCGAGCTCCGCCAGATTTACCAGGACTTCTTCGAGTGCGCCCTGAATCAGCTACTCGACCGGGAACCTGAGCAAGTAATCGTCAACGTAGCGGAGCTCATGGACCGAGGCGAGTTCAACTGGGGCCGGGTGGCGGTGCTAGTGGTTTTTGCCGGGGCGCTGCTGGAGATGGAGGAACTACTGAAAGAGGAGCAGGTACTGCAGCTTCGGAGGGAAACGAGCCGGCGTCTGACCGAAAAACTCTGCAACTATCTGGTGGAGAGGAAGGGCGCGTGGCTGCATGAGAACGGAGGCTGG ACTGGCTTTCACCACCACTTCGAAAAAAGGCAATCTCCTCCACCAAGTGACTCAAGTAATAATACACTGTGCTGCATaatggcagcagcagcaggattTGGACTAGTGGGATTAGCTCTTTTATTAGTCGTACGATAA